A single window of Flavobacterium aestivum DNA harbors:
- a CDS encoding DUF2586 family protein, whose protein sequence is MANLDAAKIKKGKVGANRQNNDRGISGLIVSSPVNTLLPFKKTVQLYGLYDAEQNGITPEFDKTNNVNVYRHVREFYRGAGEGVELNVMLVPQTETLITITEDTTGDKVKRLLVDAAYKVRQVAIALNPTVIGVAVDGLPPDVFGSIPKAQGTAEWAYNQFMPVHLFVEGYGLSGTAAVVPDLRDIENVEATKVTMVIGQDWQYAETKTGIAQKFADVGTILGICAAAGINQNIGDNEAFNLTNAGKSAWLVPGLSNHKTNKEVYAELQTFEDKGYVFGITYPGLAGVRINNDHVCAPIKIDAEGNINEHTIAYGRVMDDCARQLRTAYLPKVKKTYPVNAAGKLPTGVRVSLETIGDNIFTDMQNAVEISAGKTTIDPNSDLLVAKELKVSFNVQPTGVLGYLNGTINLKAKQ, encoded by the coding sequence ATGGCAAATTTAGATGCTGCAAAAATAAAAAAAGGGAAAGTTGGAGCCAATAGGCAAAACAACGACAGGGGAATTTCAGGACTCATTGTGAGTTCGCCTGTCAATACTCTTTTACCGTTTAAAAAAACGGTTCAATTGTACGGTTTGTACGATGCCGAACAAAATGGTATTACCCCCGAATTTGACAAGACAAACAATGTAAACGTATATCGCCACGTGCGAGAATTTTACAGAGGTGCCGGTGAAGGTGTTGAGCTTAATGTAATGTTAGTACCTCAAACGGAAACGTTGATAACCATTACTGAAGATACTACTGGCGACAAAGTAAAACGTTTACTGGTTGATGCCGCTTACAAGGTTAGACAAGTGGCCATTGCTTTAAACCCAACGGTTATTGGTGTGGCTGTTGATGGATTGCCACCGGATGTTTTCGGGTCAATTCCAAAAGCACAAGGTACGGCCGAATGGGCTTATAATCAATTTATGCCAGTACACTTATTCGTTGAGGGTTATGGCTTGAGTGGCACGGCTGCAGTAGTTCCTGACTTGAGAGATATTGAAAATGTTGAGGCAACAAAAGTAACTATGGTTATTGGCCAAGACTGGCAATACGCTGAAACTAAAACAGGAATAGCCCAAAAATTTGCCGATGTAGGTACAATTTTGGGGATATGTGCGGCTGCTGGAATTAATCAAAACATTGGAGATAACGAGGCATTCAATTTAACCAATGCCGGAAAGTCTGCTTGGTTGGTTCCTGGACTATCGAACCATAAAACCAATAAAGAAGTTTATGCTGAATTGCAAACTTTTGAAGATAAAGGATATGTGTTTGGTATTACTTATCCTGGTCTAGCGGGAGTCCGTATCAATAACGACCACGTTTGCGCACCTATTAAAATAGATGCTGAAGGCAACATCAACGAGCATACAATTGCTTACGGCCGTGTTATGGACGACTGCGCTAGACAGTTAAGAACCGCTTATTTACCTAAGGTTAAAAAAACGTATCCGGTTAACGCAGCGGGTAAACTACCAACAGGTGTGCGTGTGAGTTTGGAAACCATTGGCGACAACATATTTACCGATATGCAGAACGCTGTCGAAATATCTGCGGGTAAAACGACCATTGACCCGAATAGTGATTTGTTGGTTGCAAAAGAGCTGAAGGTATCTTTTAACGTGCAACCTACTGGTGTACTGGGCTATTTAAACGGAACTATTAACCTTAAAGCTAAGCAATAA
- a CDS encoding DUF6046 domain-containing protein, whose amino-acid sequence MPITDAYKHVFNDVVAFPSNITIDLVARYAAAFGMMAAGAAIEKVFVEKTKNKDYNFQYFPIQDGSVDYVKMVVPGQEALEFSTVLHGDRGNVFAPPLLIGFSQEKSLIETEVNDDDPIVIERWGTKPWDITINGILIDLDNRIYPTDEIRRLNRNWKYNGVVKVIGKQFEEKDIDSLYFRSINFTAVEGYQDTIQFTINASSIKAVNFTLLKPNS is encoded by the coding sequence ATGCCAATAACAGATGCTTACAAACACGTCTTTAATGACGTTGTTGCTTTCCCGTCAAACATAACGATCGATTTGGTAGCACGCTATGCGGCCGCTTTTGGAATGATGGCAGCGGGAGCGGCTATTGAAAAAGTATTTGTTGAAAAAACTAAAAACAAAGATTACAATTTTCAATATTTCCCTATTCAAGATGGGAGTGTGGACTATGTAAAAATGGTTGTTCCTGGGCAAGAAGCTTTAGAATTTTCGACCGTATTACATGGCGACAGAGGCAATGTTTTTGCGCCTCCTTTATTGATCGGTTTTTCTCAAGAAAAGTCTCTGATTGAAACCGAAGTCAATGACGATGATCCGATCGTAATTGAAAGATGGGGAACAAAGCCGTGGGATATCACTATTAATGGCATTTTGATTGATTTAGACAACAGAATTTATCCAACAGATGAGATACGTCGTTTAAATCGAAATTGGAAATATAATGGCGTGGTTAAGGTTATAGGGAAGCAATTTGAAGAAAAAGACATCGATAGTTTGTATTTCCGATCAATCAATTTTACGGCTGTTGAAGGTTACCAGGACACTATACAATTTACCATCAATGCAAGTTCAATAAAGGCAGTCAATTTCACACTTTTGAAACCAAATAGTTAA
- a CDS encoding Clp protease ClpP, which translates to MIFQVQQNTIAAYGQIWEGNGMEFVSIFTQMESQYSDITVKIHTYGGSVFDGNLIFNTIQNSKKNIDIQIIGIAASMGAIISQSRKNKPRMVRNGYLMIHAPSGGTDGTATDHENTAKLLRSIEKNFKTLLVNSTGKPESYVAKWMVGDNWFDAEQALKEGLISEIIEPESDTIIANLNPQELGVQGMYYQFTALLTPKNESKINLDHTMKKPIIEALALTGVNEQSSDTAIIDAVNAKFAAEKSELQGKLDAEIKKRETAEESLKAKAKAAITAVVEAAKKAGKITQDQVATYESIAEASGIEVLNTVLGAIPARNPIYSQIQSHGKTDAVLGREEWDFDKWQKEDPKALEAMAGKEPEKFKELFNAKYKK; encoded by the coding sequence ATGATTTTTCAAGTACAGCAAAACACGATAGCCGCATACGGTCAAATTTGGGAAGGAAACGGAATGGAGTTCGTTTCGATATTCACACAAATGGAAAGTCAATACAGTGATATTACTGTAAAGATTCACACCTATGGAGGTTCTGTGTTTGACGGAAATCTAATCTTTAACACTATCCAAAACAGTAAAAAAAACATTGATATACAAATCATTGGTATAGCTGCATCGATGGGTGCAATAATCAGTCAGTCCCGCAAAAATAAACCTCGTATGGTAAGAAATGGATATTTGATGATTCACGCCCCATCAGGTGGTACCGATGGAACAGCAACCGACCACGAGAATACCGCTAAACTATTACGCTCAATAGAAAAAAACTTTAAAACTCTTTTAGTTAATAGTACAGGAAAGCCTGAAAGTTATGTCGCTAAATGGATGGTTGGGGACAACTGGTTTGATGCAGAACAGGCGCTGAAGGAAGGTTTGATTTCTGAAATCATAGAACCCGAAAGCGATACTATAATCGCTAATTTAAACCCACAAGAATTAGGTGTACAAGGAATGTATTACCAATTCACGGCTTTACTGACTCCTAAAAACGAATCAAAAATAAATTTAGATCATACTATGAAAAAACCAATTATTGAAGCTCTAGCCTTAACTGGTGTAAATGAGCAAAGTTCGGATACAGCGATTATTGATGCTGTTAATGCAAAGTTTGCTGCTGAAAAGTCAGAGCTTCAAGGTAAGCTAGATGCCGAAATTAAAAAGCGTGAAACTGCCGAAGAATCATTAAAAGCCAAAGCCAAAGCAGCTATTACGGCTGTTGTTGAAGCAGCTAAAAAAGCGGGTAAAATTACTCAAGACCAAGTGGCTACTTATGAAAGTATTGCTGAAGCTTCAGGAATTGAAGTTTTAAACACTGTTCTTGGTGCTATTCCGGCACGCAATCCTATCTATTCACAAATACAATCACATGGTAAAACGGATGCAGTTTTAGGTCGTGAGGAATGGGATTTTGACAAATGGCAAAAAGAAGATCCAAAAGCCTTAGAAGCTATGGCCGGAAAAGAACCAGAAAAATTCAAAGAATTGTTTAACGCAAAATATAAAAAATAA
- a CDS encoding oxidase, which yields MRQDILRDESGDLLFANGDFATGQSDQQHVEDIFDLQPGELKEFPLAGFGAINYIKKTITADEFKRDLKIQLNYDGYTNATIDTSKGIENLNIEI from the coding sequence ATGAGACAGGATATATTGAGAGACGAAAGCGGTGATTTATTATTTGCCAATGGTGATTTTGCCACAGGACAAAGTGATCAGCAACACGTTGAGGATATTTTTGACTTGCAACCAGGAGAATTAAAAGAGTTCCCTTTAGCAGGTTTTGGTGCTATCAATTATATCAAAAAAACAATTACTGCAGATGAGTTTAAACGTGATTTAAAGATTCAGTTAAACTATGATGGTTACACCAACGCAACGATTGACACCAGTAAAGGAATTGAGAATTTAAACATTGAAATATGA
- a CDS encoding phage portal protein family protein, translated as MRKNTNRILNNRNKGGFSPVAKTDTLPLKSGKRNADAIIMQIAKSYKDRSRKEIQSWRLALTAIEHIETPRYNRYFDLVDDLKTDGTLLKNVILRKTATLSVGFQIRNEKTGDINEEATKLLNQKWFYRYLNLELDAILFGTKLIEFSEFNDKKIKFSVLPSRNLVPSQKRIYPDLSKDKIFIEYDSDQNKPWIIELNQDDPLGLINNIIPNLIWKRNVAQSWAEFCEKFGMPMISATTNNSNSTHIDNVEKQLLALAEASVGVFPEGTTIKFDEANRTDAYNVYSKFIEYNTTEISGVLVGSNTIGSNEANRSNTEVHERSLDFKISQSDRKNIGFNINDELLPLLQIQGYSYISDDDIFEWIESKEEIDLTKFWEIVKGIMEEFDVDEEWVSKTFNVPITGKKQTQSNNQIVASAPIMEAILKLIKNEAIQNPEQKDNHSGDKPWKRDYLS; from the coding sequence ATGAGAAAGAATACAAACAGAATACTTAACAACCGTAATAAGGGCGGTTTTTCGCCTGTAGCGAAAACAGATACTTTGCCTTTGAAATCAGGCAAACGAAATGCTGATGCCATCATTATGCAAATTGCCAAATCATACAAAGACCGCTCTAGAAAAGAAATTCAATCATGGCGTTTGGCACTAACCGCTATTGAACATATTGAAACACCACGGTACAATCGCTATTTTGATTTAGTTGATGATTTGAAAACGGACGGAACACTTTTAAAAAATGTTATCCTTAGAAAGACAGCAACTTTAAGTGTTGGATTTCAAATAAGAAATGAAAAAACAGGTGATATAAATGAAGAAGCAACCAAATTACTTAATCAAAAATGGTTCTATCGCTATTTAAATCTTGAATTAGATGCTATACTTTTTGGAACTAAATTAATTGAGTTTTCAGAGTTTAACGATAAGAAAATTAAATTTTCTGTTCTACCTTCAAGAAACTTAGTACCTAGTCAAAAAAGAATTTATCCTGATTTATCAAAAGATAAAATTTTTATAGAATATGATTCTGATCAAAATAAGCCGTGGATAATTGAACTTAATCAAGACGACCCTTTAGGACTTATTAATAATATTATTCCAAACTTAATTTGGAAACGAAATGTAGCACAGTCATGGGCTGAGTTTTGCGAAAAGTTTGGAATGCCGATGATTTCAGCAACTACCAATAATAGCAATTCTACGCACATCGATAATGTCGAAAAGCAATTATTGGCATTAGCTGAAGCTTCAGTAGGTGTTTTCCCTGAAGGAACTACTATCAAGTTTGACGAAGCTAATAGAACCGATGCTTACAATGTGTATTCAAAATTTATTGAATACAATACTACTGAAATTTCAGGTGTGTTAGTGGGTTCTAATACGATAGGAAGCAATGAAGCCAATCGATCTAATACCGAAGTTCACGAACGCTCTTTAGATTTCAAAATTAGTCAATCCGATAGGAAAAATATAGGCTTTAATATCAATGATGAATTATTGCCTTTGTTACAAATTCAAGGCTACAGCTACATTTCTGATGATGATATTTTTGAATGGATAGAATCGAAAGAAGAAATAGATCTAACTAAGTTTTGGGAAATCGTAAAAGGCATTATGGAAGAATTTGACGTAGACGAAGAGTGGGTTTCTAAAACATTTAACGTACCGATAACTGGCAAAAAACAAACTCAATCAAATAACCAAATTGTAGCATCAGCACCGATAATGGAGGCTATTTTAAAACTTATAAAAAATGAAGCAATTCAAAATCCCGAGCAAAAAGATAACCATTCAGGCGATAAACCATGGAAAAGAGATTACTTATCATAA
- a CDS encoding phage tail tape measure protein encodes MGKKSKLELIMELGDKMFNNKLSQVQAKLSHATDKMEEKLQSFNMKQIKVFSNIGEAFDPIKINQMTDLFNSVSEQLDFTNDISNTQTALQQMDVSNVDEMSAKIHKISKLFNEDSIEIAKAANAMTKQIGGSFESNLALLQAGYEKGANLNGDMLDQFKEYGPQVRELGLDASQMLAIMTNAGKQGIFSDKAIDSIKEANLSLKEMGPNQLAALKGIGLGVKDLVGKTSFEAVQLISKSMEGATAQAKQLALTDIFKGAGEDAGMSFILGLGTMELDPNKLKSFKSADADFKTWVAEIQTSIAESVGGWMPLIQALGMGGMAISGIISLGTELFPMLGKVAKSLKLVEGAQWLWNIAMSMNPIGLIVIGIATLIGIIVLAIAKWDEWGASLMLFLGPIGLVVSAFKSLYDHWESIKSAFQTDGIVGGLKRIGVVLLDALLKPLQQILELAAKIDPTGLAQKGLDKIKQFRESNNLITSGEKDPKLSPKSNSPADNAPISPLLKAPVIDGKLAPDDKKKKQGENVNRVAGSANQIRKIDIRIDSFNKGGINVAESAYAGMTKDDVEAWFKEMMRRVIVNAETA; translated from the coding sequence ATGGGCAAAAAATCAAAATTAGAGTTGATTATGGAGCTTGGTGATAAAATGTTTAACAACAAATTATCTCAAGTACAGGCGAAGTTATCGCATGCAACCGATAAGATGGAAGAAAAACTGCAAAGCTTTAATATGAAACAAATCAAAGTATTTTCTAATATTGGTGAAGCATTTGACCCTATTAAAATAAACCAAATGACGGATTTATTTAATAGCGTATCCGAACAGTTGGACTTCACAAATGACATTAGCAATACGCAAACTGCTTTACAGCAAATGGATGTTTCTAATGTAGACGAAATGAGTGCCAAAATTCATAAAATAAGCAAGCTTTTCAACGAAGACAGCATCGAAATTGCAAAAGCAGCCAATGCTATGACTAAACAAATTGGAGGCAGTTTTGAAAGCAATTTAGCATTATTACAGGCGGGTTACGAAAAAGGAGCAAACCTAAACGGCGATATGCTTGACCAGTTCAAAGAATATGGGCCACAAGTACGTGAACTTGGTTTGGATGCCTCTCAAATGCTGGCCATTATGACCAACGCAGGTAAGCAGGGTATTTTCTCCGACAAAGCAATCGACTCCATTAAGGAGGCGAATTTGAGTTTAAAAGAAATGGGACCCAATCAACTAGCTGCTTTAAAAGGAATAGGGTTAGGTGTAAAAGATTTGGTTGGAAAGACTTCTTTTGAAGCCGTACAATTGATTTCAAAATCAATGGAAGGAGCAACTGCACAAGCCAAGCAACTCGCATTGACTGATATCTTTAAAGGTGCAGGTGAGGATGCAGGTATGAGTTTTATTTTAGGTCTTGGAACTATGGAACTCGACCCTAATAAATTAAAGTCGTTTAAATCTGCTGATGCCGATTTTAAAACTTGGGTGGCAGAAATACAGACCTCTATTGCGGAAAGCGTAGGCGGTTGGATGCCTTTAATACAAGCGTTAGGTATGGGCGGAATGGCAATATCGGGAATTATAAGCTTAGGAACTGAATTATTTCCAATGCTTGGTAAGGTAGCCAAATCACTTAAACTTGTAGAAGGCGCTCAATGGTTGTGGAATATCGCAATGAGTATGAATCCAATAGGGTTAATAGTTATAGGAATCGCGACATTAATTGGAATTATTGTTCTTGCTATTGCAAAATGGGATGAATGGGGCGCATCGTTAATGCTGTTTTTAGGACCAATAGGTCTAGTTGTTAGTGCCTTTAAATCACTTTATGACCATTGGGAAAGCATTAAATCGGCATTCCAAACCGATGGCATTGTAGGAGGTTTAAAACGAATAGGAGTTGTTTTGCTAGATGCTTTGCTCAAGCCATTACAACAAATACTGGAGTTAGCCGCTAAAATTGACCCAACAGGATTGGCTCAAAAAGGACTGGATAAAATCAAACAGTTTAGAGAATCAAACAATTTGATTACGTCTGGAGAAAAAGACCCCAAGCTATCTCCTAAATCAAATTCACCTGCAGATAACGCTCCTATAAGTCCGTTGCTTAAAGCTCCTGTTATCGACGGTAAGCTAGCTCCAGACGATAAGAAGAAAAAGCAAGGTGAAAACGTGAACCGAGTGGCTGGGTCTGCCAATCAAATTCGAAAAATCGACATTCGTATTGACTCATTTAACAAAGGCGGTATCAATGTAGCTGAAAGTGCTTATGCAGGAATGACTAAAGATGATGTCGAAGCATGGTTTAAAGAAATGATGCGTCGTGTGATTGTTAATGCTGAAACAGCTTAG
- a CDS encoding phage holin family protein encodes MINYFLKGFGFVSLGDFTKSAFGFIYTSTSIIKIDLILAFIFSIVSFLFGFNHLFLIAYVVLLVSEWYTGVQASLKRGERHESRKFGRMILKIATYLVPIYILNTFAKNADFIKIMDMELDPFAWLYWAVLLGIIWQLLVSLLENLDSLGVRYAKTLIRIINKKFYKQFELDDGDNSLT; translated from the coding sequence ATGATAAATTATTTTTTAAAAGGATTCGGTTTTGTCTCCTTAGGTGATTTTACAAAGAGTGCTTTCGGATTCATTTATACATCAACTTCAATTATTAAAATCGATTTAATCTTGGCTTTTATATTCTCAATTGTTAGTTTTTTGTTTGGGTTCAATCACCTTTTTTTAATTGCTTACGTTGTCCTTTTGGTTTCAGAATGGTACACAGGAGTACAAGCTTCGCTCAAAAGAGGCGAACGACACGAAAGTCGAAAGTTTGGTAGAATGATTTTAAAAATAGCTACTTATTTAGTGCCTATTTACATCTTAAACACTTTTGCCAAAAATGCTGATTTTATCAAAATAATGGATATGGAATTAGATCCTTTTGCATGGTTGTATTGGGCGGTTTTACTGGGTATTATTTGGCAATTATTAGTTAGTCTTTTGGAAAATTTAGACAGTTTAGGTGTCCGTTATGCGAAGACATTAATCCGAATTATCAATAAAAAGTTTTACAAACAATTTGAATTAGACGATGGAGATAATAGCCTTACATAA
- a CDS encoding phage protein Gp36 family protein, giving the protein MSRFLKDTDYAVLIRNEIKNILLENYTETKLLSAEEMAIAQIKNYLAGRYDVAAIFTTLADGATTDIRNAYIVMITIDCALYHLYCSIAPNKIPEHRSNRYQDVMEWLKLIAEGKGYADLPLIKDESTGEAKDSFRLSSKNTFTNNKW; this is encoded by the coding sequence ATGAGCCGATTTTTAAAAGATACCGACTACGCTGTATTGATTCGAAATGAAATCAAAAACATTTTGCTAGAAAATTACACTGAAACCAAGCTGTTGAGTGCAGAAGAAATGGCAATAGCTCAAATCAAGAACTATTTAGCCGGGCGTTATGATGTGGCTGCCATATTTACAACTTTAGCTGATGGAGCTACCACTGATATCCGGAACGCTTATATCGTAATGATTACTATTGATTGTGCCTTGTATCATTTGTATTGTTCCATCGCTCCCAATAAGATTCCAGAACACCGTTCCAACCGATACCAAGACGTAATGGAATGGCTCAAATTAATAGCCGAAGGAAAAGGCTATGCTGACCTGCCATTAATCAAAGACGAAAGCACGGGAGAAGCAAAGGACAGCTTTCGATTAAGCAGCAAAAACACATTCACGAATAACAAGTGGTAG
- a CDS encoding transposase, whose amino-acid sequence MSNLLTNQAKKVMAERMFVEDGMTAKAIAEQLDVSEQTLSKWRKDGRWEDKRAEMLASPHKIREILIKELKTVATGGVSLIDADALAKINKVIETLSSSTSTQIVFSVFKEFDNWMADQDPKTAVLFTEYHKQFILFKINQEG is encoded by the coding sequence ATGTCAAATTTGCTCACAAATCAGGCAAAAAAAGTAATGGCCGAAAGGATGTTTGTCGAAGACGGAATGACAGCAAAAGCTATTGCCGAACAGCTAGACGTATCCGAACAAACACTGTCAAAATGGAGAAAAGACGGACGTTGGGAAGACAAGCGTGCCGAAATGTTGGCATCTCCTCATAAGATTCGCGAAATATTGATTAAGGAATTAAAAACCGTTGCTACTGGTGGAGTATCGCTTATCGATGCCGATGCACTCGCTAAGATTAATAAGGTAATCGAAACACTATCAAGTAGCACAAGTACACAAATTGTCTTTTCAGTTTTCAAAGAATTCGATAACTGGATGGCAGACCAAGACCCCAAAACAGCCGTCTTATTTACGGAATATCACAAACAGTTCATTTTGTTTAAAATAAATCAGGAAGGCTAA
- a CDS encoding nucleotidyltransferase, whose protein sequence is MARTVAQIQNLMLADIASDDTLTTALTSSSKYAIFRLFTFIVATAIWIHETFFDQHTVEIDTKIYNQKSGRPSWYREMALKFQYGFDLVADKDYFDNGTASQEQIEDSKIIKYAAVNESDDESRLIIKIAGEVDGVLTDFTDPSQVIAIKAYFKEIKYPGKITIINYKADQLYLNIQIKRDALVLNESGMSILNANYPVREAIQEFMKELPFDGDLKRSALVDKMQKVPGVLDATILSAESSWIDPELNGYATPQPIFISKVAVSGYFEIVTFDNINYVV, encoded by the coding sequence ATGGCTAGAACTGTAGCACAAATACAAAATTTAATGTTAGCGGATATTGCTTCAGATGATACGTTGACAACGGCGTTAACATCGTCAAGTAAGTACGCTATTTTTAGGCTATTCACATTTATAGTGGCAACAGCTATATGGATTCACGAAACTTTTTTCGACCAACATACTGTAGAAATTGATACAAAAATATACAATCAAAAATCAGGCAGACCATCATGGTATAGAGAAATGGCTTTGAAGTTTCAATACGGTTTTGACCTTGTTGCTGATAAAGATTATTTTGATAATGGCACAGCATCACAAGAACAAATTGAAGATTCTAAAATTATCAAATACGCTGCTGTAAATGAATCAGATGACGAAAGCAGGCTAATTATAAAAATAGCTGGAGAGGTTGATGGTGTTTTAACTGACTTTACTGACCCTTCTCAAGTTATAGCGATAAAAGCATATTTCAAAGAAATAAAATACCCGGGCAAAATAACAATCATTAATTATAAGGCTGATCAGCTTTATTTAAATATTCAAATTAAACGAGATGCTTTAGTTTTAAATGAAAGCGGAATGAGCATTTTAAACGCTAATTATCCTGTTCGAGAGGCTATTCAGGAATTTATGAAAGAACTTCCTTTTGATGGTGATTTGAAGCGTTCGGCTCTAGTGGATAAAATGCAAAAAGTACCAGGTGTTTTGGATGCTACAATATTAAGCGCTGAAAGTTCATGGATAGACCCTGAACTGAATGGTTACGCAACTCCACAGCCTATATTCATTTCGAAAGTAGCTGTAAGTGGTTATTTCGAAATAGTAACATTTGACAATATTAATTATGTGGTTTGA
- a CDS encoding phage minor head protein — MKQFKIPSKKITIQAINHGKEITYHKCCGSIAPVVEASTKILDDLTNKLLTAVWNKEETIGTQGQLIVAEALQLVDGLKSGYGTISGFNTPDSLAYQLMEYNLFEFSESKTEARLAAMTDLLLDQDKNEIRSEADFKKLANERVANLNQNYLTTEYNLSVAVGQNSAAYHRFLAEKDTVTSYVQYQTAGDSKVRNEHAKLDGKIFNLSDREAMKLFPPNGHGCRCEFTQYNQTPKSGEVMSGKVAQEMLNADNANWSKSQFNINRGDLKEVFTKSQFYSDIKGLPKKLNDMTLDKYDLKKWDSFKFDLNPISLDESITADNVKELFKKDKSGAFMGFKDYYGRKMVLTEKNFDFHTKGKYVKPIENRHQIFPHIKEILNSPDEVWYNNPDKLEGKFQSRYIKFYQDTMVIVDCKLNNNGLEVLTWYQAKKEDLNLRKGLLVRNKAI, encoded by the coding sequence ATGAAGCAATTCAAAATCCCGAGCAAAAAGATAACCATTCAGGCGATAAACCATGGAAAAGAGATTACTTATCATAAGTGCTGCGGTTCCATCGCTCCTGTAGTTGAAGCAAGCACCAAAATACTAGACGATTTAACTAATAAATTACTTACTGCTGTATGGAACAAAGAGGAAACAATAGGCACACAGGGACAGTTAATAGTTGCTGAAGCTTTGCAATTAGTTGACGGTTTAAAATCGGGTTATGGCACAATTTCAGGGTTTAATACGCCCGATAGTTTGGCTTATCAGCTGATGGAATATAACCTTTTTGAATTTTCGGAATCGAAGACGGAGGCACGTTTGGCCGCCATGACTGATTTACTATTAGACCAGGATAAAAACGAAATTAGATCAGAAGCCGATTTTAAGAAACTGGCTAATGAACGTGTAGCTAATTTGAATCAAAACTATCTAACCACTGAATATAATCTTTCGGTGGCCGTGGGTCAAAATTCGGCAGCATATCACCGTTTTTTAGCCGAAAAGGACACGGTTACTTCTTATGTTCAATATCAAACTGCAGGAGATTCAAAAGTAAGAAATGAACACGCCAAACTGGATGGTAAAATATTCAACTTAAGCGACCGTGAAGCTATGAAGTTATTTCCTCCAAATGGTCACGGGTGTCGCTGCGAGTTTACACAATATAACCAAACTCCGAAATCAGGTGAAGTAATGAGCGGTAAAGTCGCTCAGGAAATGCTTAACGCTGACAATGCAAACTGGTCAAAAAGTCAATTCAATATCAATCGAGGTGACCTGAAAGAAGTATTTACCAAATCACAGTTTTACAGCGATATCAAAGGACTGCCGAAAAAGTTAAACGATATGACTTTAGATAAGTATGATCTAAAAAAATGGGATTCGTTTAAATTCGATTTAAACCCTATTTCACTAGACGAAAGCATTACTGCAGACAATGTAAAAGAATTGTTTAAAAAGGACAAATCAGGAGCTTTTATGGGGTTCAAAGACTACTATGGCCGTAAGATGGTGTTAACTGAAAAGAACTTCGATTTTCACACCAAAGGAAAGTATGTGAAACCAATTGAAAACAGACATCAGATATTCCCGCATATCAAAGAAATATTGAATAGTCCGGATGAAGTTTGGTATAATAACCCCGATAAATTAGAAGGGAAATTCCAGTCTCGTTATATCAAGTTCTATCAAGATACTATGGTTATAGTAGATTGTAAATTGAATAACAATGGGCTTGAAGTATTGACTTGGTATCAGGCAAAAAAAGAAGACCTAAACTTACGCAAAGGTCTTCTTGTTAGGAATAAAGCTATTTAA
- a CDS encoding LysM peptidoglycan-binding domain-containing protein: MEIIALHNQTLADIAVRHCGTIGALVEIAILNNISITTDLYAGQIIQIPSKDYGNQEVVNYFATNKVEPATALTKEHIALIEGNSGIGYWIIENNFIVQ; encoded by the coding sequence ATGGAGATAATAGCCTTACATAATCAAACTTTAGCAGATATCGCTGTTAGGCATTGTGGAACTATTGGAGCTCTGGTCGAAATAGCCATTCTAAATAATATCAGTATTACCACGGATTTATATGCTGGACAAATTATTCAGATTCCATCAAAAGATTATGGTAATCAAGAAGTGGTTAATTATTTCGCAACAAACAAGGTTGAACCAGCAACGGCTTTAACCAAAGAACACATAGCCTTAATAGAAGGGAATTCGGGTATTGGATATTGGATAATTGAAAACAATTTTATAGTACAATAA